In the Methylophilus sp. 5 genome, one interval contains:
- the pqqD gene encoding pyrroloquinoline quinone biosynthesis peptide chaperone PqqD, translating into MENNIQHSDIYAIAFHHRFQWEEAQQSYVILFPEGMVKLHGGAGEILKRVDGKASVGDIVLELKATFPDAEEIENDIVGMFDLAVGKAWLRKVN; encoded by the coding sequence ATGGAAAACAATATTCAACACTCAGATATTTATGCGATTGCCTTCCACCATCGTTTTCAATGGGAAGAAGCGCAGCAGAGCTACGTCATTCTGTTCCCGGAGGGCATGGTTAAATTGCATGGCGGCGCAGGCGAGATTTTAAAGCGTGTGGATGGTAAAGCGAGTGTGGGGGATATTGTGCTTGAGCTCAAAGCCACGTTTCCGGATGCCGAAGAGATTGAGAATGATATTGTCGGCATGTTTGACCTGGCTGTTGGTAAAGCCTGGTTACGCAAGGTCAATTAA
- the pqqC gene encoding pyrroloquinoline-quinone synthase PqqC: protein MNAVTQAQLPWTREEFEAKLREKGQGYHIYHPFHVMMYEGKLSKEQLQCWVANRFYYQIAIPMKDAAILSNCPDKEVRKQWIVRITDHDGVDDQIGGIEAWIKLGEAVGLTREQVTSLELVSPGVRFAVDAYINFAKQRSWQESVCSSLTELFAPHIHQQRISSWPSMYPWVKEEGLMYFKKRLTEARRDVEQGLGVTLDYFSTSREMQVKALEILQFKLNVLWVIADSIMLASTEIKTEGRDYTRQPVIHIED from the coding sequence ATGAACGCAGTGACTCAGGCACAGTTGCCATGGACCCGTGAAGAATTTGAAGCCAAGCTGCGCGAAAAAGGGCAGGGTTACCATATCTATCATCCATTCCACGTGATGATGTATGAAGGCAAGTTGAGCAAAGAGCAGTTGCAATGCTGGGTCGCTAATCGTTTTTATTACCAGATCGCGATTCCAATGAAAGATGCAGCGATTTTATCCAACTGCCCGGACAAAGAAGTCCGTAAGCAATGGATCGTGCGTATCACCGACCATGATGGTGTCGATGACCAGATTGGCGGCATTGAAGCCTGGATCAAGCTGGGCGAAGCCGTTGGCCTGACACGTGAGCAAGTGACTAGTCTTGAATTAGTGTCGCCAGGCGTGCGATTTGCGGTAGATGCCTATATCAACTTTGCCAAACAGCGCTCCTGGCAAGAAAGTGTCTGCTCAAGCCTGACCGAATTGTTTGCGCCGCATATACACCAGCAACGCATCAGCTCCTGGCCGAGTATGTATCCTTGGGTGAAAGAAGAAGGCCTGATGTACTTTAAAAAACGCCTGACAGAAGCCAGGCGTGATGTGGAGCAGGGCTTAGGTGTCACGTTGGACTACTTTAGTACGTCACGCGAGATGCAAGTGAAAGCACTGGAGATTCTGCAATTTAAATTAAACGTACTGTGGGTGATTGCTGACTCTATCATGCTAGCAAGTACAGAAATCAAGACTGAAGGGCGTGACTATACGCGCCAGCCAGTGATACACATCGAAGATTAA